The DNA segment TCTTGAATAGAGTCAGCGTCATGGATGATTTGATGAGCGTCTTCTGTAGCGCTTGAAGGGGATATCCATTCGAGATCCAAAACCCGATGAATTTTATCAAGTAATTTAGTGAAATCTATGGGTTTTGCCAAGAAGTCGCTTTCCGCAATTCCGGCGGAGTTTTCTTTGCCGCGTTCAAAGGCATTGGCAGACACGATTAATATCGGTGCAAAGCTGAGATGGTTACGCCGTAGTAATTCACTGGTTTGCCAGCCATCCATCATCGGCATGTTGATGTCCATAATAATCAAAGCGGGCTGAAATTCGGCAACAAGACGTAAGCATTCGATCCCTGAAACGGCTTCTTGGACGATAAAGCCCAGTTTGCTGAGCAGTTTAGAGAGTAACTCACGATCATTAGGCTCGTTATCTACAACCAAGATGCGTAAGCGTTCACCGCGATAGCCTGAAATATCGGTCACATCTTCGAGCGGGATATGCTGAGGCAAACGCACTGCGGGTAAGAACAAACGCAACTGAAACGTACTGCCCACGTCTAAGGTGCTTGATACCGTGAGCTCCCCACCGAGTAAATCCGTCAGTAGTTTAGAGATCGTGAGTCCCAGACCCGTACCACTTACGGATGGAGAGTTTGCTGAAATGCCCCCACCACGTTCAAACGGACTAAAGATACGCTGTAAATCATGTTCAGGAATGCCGCATCCGGAATCCTGAATTTCAAAGATTGCCGTTACCGAGCGATAGTAAACGCGGAGGACGACTTCGCCTTGTTGGGTAAATTTAATGGCGTTGCCTAAGATATTAATCAGGATTTGTTCGAGTCGTTTTTGGTCCACCCTGACAAAGATCGGCAGTTGCTCCGAGATATGGCTGATGAATCTGATGCCCTTATCAGCAGCCTGCGGTTGAAACATGCTGATAATCTGCTGGATGAAAATCGGCAAATTGATCTCGATTGTTTCGAGTTTCAATTTACCACTTTCAATGCTGGCGAGATCCAGAAGGCCATCAACCAACGAGACGAGGTGCGAGCCACTACGTTTAATGATATCGAGTGATTTCTTGTTCTCATGAGACAAGGTGCTGTCTTGCATCAACAGTTGGGCATAACCCAAGATACTGTTCAGCGGTGTGCGAATCTCGTGGCTTATGCCCGTGATATAGCGACTTTTTGCCCGGTTGGCGCTGTCGGCATTTTTGGTAGCAGCTTGGAGCTGAGTGTCTGTTTCTTGGTGAGCACTGATTTCTTCCATCAACAGACTGGTTTGGCGATTGGATTCGGATTGGGCGACGCTGCGACTCTCTTGGGTGAGTGTTAACCACCATGAACCGACACAGATCAAGACAAACAGCAGTGCAAAAATTTTGATAAATAAGAAGCGCAATTGCTCTTGAAGCACGATGGATGTGGATACGCCTGTGGACTGGATCTCTTGAATATAGAGTAAACCCAGCATCGCACCCATGATCAGTGATAGTGTCACCACAACCAGAATATAAATACCGAGCCGTGTATTGACTTTACTGGCAACTGAACGCGGTAAGAATCTACGCATTGCATCCGAGAATTGAACCGCTAGCCGCGCGTCGGGTTTGCACAGATCATGGCAGCGCACATCCAGTGAGCAGCACAGTGAGCAAATCGGACCGCTATAGGCTGGACAATGTGCCATATCCTCAGATTCGTAGGTTTTTTCACAAATACAGCAACTGCTATTAGCAGCCAGGTGGCTAGGGCGCTTTCGCGCAATGTAGTAACGACCTTTCGTGAGCCATGCAATCAGCGGTGTGCAGAGCATAGCGCTACCCAAGGCGATAAAGGAGGCGAGGGCCTTAGCCGTTTCACCAAAAACACCGCAAAATGCCGTAATCGATAAAATCGAGGCGAACACCATTGAAATCACGCCCACAGGGTTGACATCAAAGAGATACGCCCGGCGAAATTCGATACCTTTGGGGCTTAAACCAAGCGGTTTATTGATCACTAGATCTGCGACCAGAGTACCGATCCAGGCAATAGGTAAATTGGCATAGAGGCCAAGCACTTGTTCAATCGCGCGAAATACTCCCATTTCCATGAGCAAAATGGCGATCAGCACGTTAAACACGAGCCATACCACGCGTCCCGGATGACTATGGGTGAGGCGAGAAAAGAAGTTTGACCATGCAAGGGAGCCTGCATAAGCATTGGTCACGTTAATTTTGATCTGAGAAATCACCACCAGTAAGACGGTCACAGCAAGAGCAACTTGGGGATTGCTAAAAATAAAGGTATAGGCAATCCAATACATTTGCGCAGGTTCAGCGGCATGTTCAATCGGCGTGTGATATTGCAGCGCCAGATACATGAGCAGCACTCCGCCTAGCATCTTCAGCACACCCAAGAAGATCCAGCCGGGTCCTGCAAACATCATGGCAAAGTTCCAGCGCCATTTATTCTGTTTGGTCTTTTCAGGCAAAAAACGTAAATAGTCGGCTTGCTCGCCCACTTGCGCAATCAGTGCAAAGATCAGCGTCGATGCAGCGCCAAAGGATAGGAGGTTGAAAGCATTGTTTCCACGTGGTGTATGGTCACTGTTGAACCCCGTAAAAGAGGTGACCTCACTGATCAATGTCGGATGTTGAATCAACACAAATATAAAGGGCGTGATCATTAAAATCAGCCACAACGGTAATGTCCATACGTGCAAGCGGCTAATCATGGTGATGCCGCGCATCGCGATGGGCACAACGACCAAGGCGCTGACCAGATAGGCGATGGGCAAGGGCATATCAAAATACAGCTTGAGCGCCATGGCCATGATCGATGCTTCGATGGCAAATAAAATAAAGGTAAAGGAGGCGTAGATCAGTGAGGTTAATGTGGAACCCAGATAACCAAAACCCGCACCACGTGTCAGCAAATCCATATCCACGGCATAGCGCGAACAGTAATAGCTAATCGGCAAACTGCTTAAGAAAATAATCAGCGATACCACCAAGATGGCGCATACCGCATTGGTAAACCCGTAGTTCAACGCAATTGTGCCACCAATCGCTTCAAGCGCTAAGAAGGCCACCGCGCCATAAGCGGTATTGGCAACACGGGCAATGGACCACTTACGCATGCTACGCGGTGTAAAGCGGAGCGCATAGTCCTCTAGAGTCTCATCAGCAACCCAAATATTATAATCGCGCCTGATTTTGATAATTCGCTGCGGCGCGATGGGCTTCTTCTCTGTAGCTTGATGATTTAGTGCGTCATTCACAGTCATGGACAACCATCAGTGTTTAAGGGTTTATAAATATTACATTTTGCATCGTCTGACGGACTCTTTTTAAGTCATCTCATGGTCAGGGTTGCTACTTTTACATGGTCGACGCACGATAAAAGCACAGATTGCCGACTCCCTCTACGCATGGCTATACGGTAAGTGACGTATAGCTCGATAGCATAATTACGCATAAGGTTATACCAAGCAGCAACAATATGCTCGGGTAACACTTAATCAAAGTACGTATTCAATCAAAGCAAGTATTCGGAGTGATCACAACATGATAAGTCGTCGTAATTTTATGCTGACCGCAGTCACCACCGCATTGGCATTAAGCACAAGCCTGGTTCAGGCTGCAGATACTATTAAAGTCGGGGTGTTACATTCATTATCTGGCACGATGGCGATTTCAGAAACCTCTCTGAAAAATACCGCGCTCATGGCAATTGAAGAAATTAATGCCAAAGGCGGTTTGCTTGGTAAAAAATTAGAACCTGTTGTGGTTGATCCTGCCTCTAACTGGCCACTGTTCGCGGAGAAAACCCGCCAACTGCTCACCAAAGATAAAGTCGATGTCATTTTTGGTTGCTGGACTTCTGTATCCCGTAAATCAGTATTGCCTGTCGTTGAGGAGCTAAATGGCCTGCTGTTCTACCCTGTGCAATATGAAGGCCAAGAACTATCTAAAAACATTTTCTACACTGGCGCTGCGCCAAACCAGCAAGCGATTCCAGCGGTTGAGTACTTGATGAGTCCGAAAGGCGGCAGTGCAAAACGCTTCTTTCTACTGGGTACAGACTACGTCTATCCACGGACTACCAACAAGATTCTCCGTGCCTTCCTGAAATCAAAAGGCGTTGCTGATTCAGACATTATGGAAGTGTACACCCCATTTGGTTTCAGCGATTATCAAACCATCGTGGGCAATATCAAGAAATTTTCGGTTGGTAAGAAAACTGCCGTTATTTCAACAGTGAATGGTGACTCAAACGTACCGTTCTACAAAGAATTGGGTAACCAAGGTCTGAAATCAACACAGGTTCCTGTCGTTGCATTCTCTGTCGGTGAAGAAGAGTTGCGTGGTATCGATACTAAGCCTTTGGTGGGTAACCTTGCTGCATGGAACTACTTCATGTCGGTGAAGAATCCAGTTAACACTGCGTTTATTGCCAAATATCGTGCTTGGGCTGCTAAAAACAATGTGCCTAATGCGGATAAAGTCGTGACTAATGATCCGATGGAAGCGACCTATGTGGGGATCAACATGTGGGCCCAAGCGGTGAAAAAAGCCGGTACAACCAATGTAGATAAAGTACGTGATGCCATGGCTGGACAGTCTTTCGCAGCACCATCTGGCTATACCTTAACCATGGATGAGACTAACCATCATCTGCATAAGCCCGTCATGATTGGTGAAGTCCGTGCCGATGGTCAGTTTAACGTGGTCTACAAGACACCAACGACGATTAGAGCTGAGCCATGGAGTCCTTACGTTCCTAAATAAGTTAATTTTGAGTAGAAGTTAACGATTTTTTTTGAGTTATGCGTTTTTGCCTGTGCAAACCAGAGAGATTGACGCACTGACCTCTCTGGTTTTTTTTTGAAAGATTTTTGAATGCTCGACTGATTGATGCGTGAAAAATCTTTGCGTTTGAATTTTATATCCTGATTGTCTGGAGCAGATTATGTTGCGTCCCATGCTCACCCTTTTGTTATCTATCAGCTGTTTGTCGCCTGTCTTTGCCGATGACGTCGTCACGCCCGTTGCCCCTGTAAGCACAGCAGTAGACGCGGTTGCAATCTCTCCGGTGTCGAAGTTTGTGTTGGCTGATTTTGATGGGCAGATGGCACTGATTGAACATTGGCCTGATTCTCCGGCGTCATTGGAGAATTTATTCACCGCCCTTGAAAATGATCAGCTCTATGCCGATGCCAAAGGCCATGCCTATTTGATGCAAAGTGATGG comes from the Aquirhabdus parva genome and includes:
- a CDS encoding ATP-binding protein; amino-acid sequence: MTVNDALNHQATEKKPIAPQRIIKIRRDYNIWVADETLEDYALRFTPRSMRKWSIARVANTAYGAVAFLALEAIGGTIALNYGFTNAVCAILVVSLIIFLSSLPISYYCSRYAVDMDLLTRGAGFGYLGSTLTSLIYASFTFILFAIEASIMAMALKLYFDMPLPIAYLVSALVVVPIAMRGITMISRLHVWTLPLWLILMITPFIFVLIQHPTLISEVTSFTGFNSDHTPRGNNAFNLLSFGAASTLIFALIAQVGEQADYLRFLPEKTKQNKWRWNFAMMFAGPGWIFLGVLKMLGGVLLMYLALQYHTPIEHAAEPAQMYWIAYTFIFSNPQVALAVTVLLVVISQIKINVTNAYAGSLAWSNFFSRLTHSHPGRVVWLVFNVLIAILLMEMGVFRAIEQVLGLYANLPIAWIGTLVADLVINKPLGLSPKGIEFRRAYLFDVNPVGVISMVFASILSITAFCGVFGETAKALASFIALGSAMLCTPLIAWLTKGRYYIARKRPSHLAANSSCCICEKTYESEDMAHCPAYSGPICSLCCSLDVRCHDLCKPDARLAVQFSDAMRRFLPRSVASKVNTRLGIYILVVVTLSLIMGAMLGLLYIQEIQSTGVSTSIVLQEQLRFLFIKIFALLFVLICVGSWWLTLTQESRSVAQSESNRQTSLLMEEISAHQETDTQLQAATKNADSANRAKSRYITGISHEIRTPLNSILGYAQLLMQDSTLSHENKKSLDIIKRSGSHLVSLVDGLLDLASIESGKLKLETIEINLPIFIQQIISMFQPQAADKGIRFISHISEQLPIFVRVDQKRLEQILINILGNAIKFTQQGEVVLRVYYRSVTAIFEIQDSGCGIPEHDLQRIFSPFERGGGISANSPSVSGTGLGLTISKLLTDLLGGELTVSSTLDVGSTFQLRLFLPAVRLPQHIPLEDVTDISGYRGERLRILVVDNEPNDRELLSKLLSKLGFIVQEAVSGIECLRLVAEFQPALIIMDINMPMMDGWQTSELLRRNHLSFAPILIVSANAFERGKENSAGIAESDFLAKPIDFTKLLDKIHRVLDLEWISPSSATEDAHQIIHDADSIQEEGIIPSEDHIHQRDTPSASPIDIDVEIKHILNHVLSQDDHQSLVDLAHMGYVRGLLNTLDHIEALQPEVLPLTRLLREYAIHFRFPALIRLLKTGERE